TCTCAAGTGGCCAAACCAGAAGGTGGCTGTGCAAACAGAATAGAAGGATGGAAATTATAATGAAGATGGCAAGAAAACACCGTGAAGAGTCACAGCTTTCTAAGGAGCAGTACAGGACTCTTGGTTTTTTGTAATGGATGTACAATCTTGTGCCCTacagaaatgggggggggggggtagggaagAGTCATAGGTCTGATCAGTAAAATGGGTGGTGGAATTtaggaaaacacttcagaaaggaaaaaactctgAATAGAAGCATGCTTATTGgctaatgaaatggaaaatacagacTATAAAAAGACATCATacgcctttttaaaaatgaagataggAACAAATTGTATGGAAACAGTGGAAAAGACGAAGAGGATCTCAGGAAACATCAAAGGGCATAAAAACAAACCGAGGGAAAGCCTTTCTTGTGATGTAAAGGCCAGGAAAGagctacttcttttttccttttaatctttttaaaattgtGAAAGGGACTTTCCTCTTAAGTTTATGAGCTGCAGCGGCAGAAGCAATCCCCTGTTTATGAGCTGGCTGTAAAAGGAGGCTAAGTGCAGATACGTGGAAGGTGTGGGTGAAGGCCTGTTGCAATGCACGCATACAGTGCCAAAATGGGTTAAAAGACATGAGAAGAAAGGTCTCCCTGAAGCGAACAGCAGTAGGAGCACATGCAGCGATTCAGACAGAAGATTTTTATACGTAACACAATacctccttccttcttcaggGGATACCAGGAATACAGGGGTAaaggcaaagaggagaaaaaaacccaaacaaacaacaaacaaaccccccaaaacaaacacgaaggaaaagaagaatgtaTCTATATAATAATTCTTCCTGACACAGCCAGGGATAAACCAATTGGTAAGTTTGGGCTTTATAAAGTCATATCCCTCTCAGCAGGACTTGCTTTCCACTCTACCTCTCTCTGAAGATGAGGCAGGGCTGGGTTCGGATAACATGGGTGTGCCTGATCTGATCCATTTCCAGTGCTTGCGAGCCAGCACAATCCTTCCTGATTTCTCTGTTCAAAGATGTAGGacatataaaaaaattcttaatgatttttaaagtgttttaattgAATTTTCTAAATGCTTAGTCATATCCCTATTCACGCAGTTAATTCTGCCCTTCCTTCAGTCCCTGAAGCCACAAAAAGTAACTGTATTCACTGTTAATCCAATCGTGGTAAAATGTCAAAGTtcttcccctgcctcccctcccccaccccctttcctcAGAATAAGGTCTTCTGAATTTCTACACCAACTATTGCacttgattaaaaagaaatacacacatCAAGTAATCCCCTCCCCCCACTGCCATAAAACCAGCATAACAAATActgcaactgaaaagaaaatctgtcatGACAATTAGTTTCAAAGTAAGTAACACTGAACATCAAATAACTGGAGACACTGTCTTTTCATTTAATGGAGAGCAGAGAATAATTCTGGTTGTGGtagtttcttttggttttttttaattaaagatctTGTGTTACATCATGGCTGAAAGCCAAGCAGATTtcagggaaatttttttttgcagttcttaaatcaagcaaaataaattccagtaggaaaacaaaaccagccctgTCTCCTAGTAGTGGTACTGTATGCTAATACATTATTTTCAGGCATGTTTGTCAGGAGAGTCTGCACAGTGTTTGTATATTTATGGAAGTTTAACTCCCTGCTCCCCTAAGAAGCTGTTCCCTCATGCTTCTTCCACATTCCTTAATCTGACACAAGAAAGAAATCCACTGTACCCACAGTCCCACCACCTACCTGCTTTGCATTCAGCTAGAGCACCCCAACAATTCAGTGCTAACAAAGGCTAATCTTGATGTTGCCTCCCTGTGTACTTCTTTCCCCTTGCAGGTTGCAGGGCTTGAAGCAAGAGAGTGCTTTGGTCTGCGTGAACAAACTTACGCACCAGTTATTTGCTTCTTTACAAAGTGGCCTGGTGATCTTGTCATTGAATTCAGTTCATCTTTGGGAGTCTTATGCCACATTTATGTGTTTCCTGAATGTGATAAGGGACAGTGCTAGGATAGAACAACTGCTAACTGTGGTCAATAGTCATCACTGGTCTAATTTACAAACAATAAACTCCCTGTGCAAAAGGTCACTAGCAGAAGCATCAAGTTTTGCTGCTCCTGAAAAGTAGAAACCCCATATACAGATACCCATTAATTTAGAATCAAGAACTATTAATATATACGACTGTATAATTTGGCTTATCATTCTAGTtggatacagagagaaaattaacttaTTAGTCTAACAGGGCTGATACACACTGTGGTTCACTCCCTCCTGATCACACTCTTTGCACTCCAGTCTAGTAAAAAAGCACACCTGACACTTGCAGTTGCTTGGATCCCTCCCAGAGCATCACACCATCTTTTGTGGGTGTGGGTTTGTAAAGTGGAAAACCCTTTGGATTAAGGCAGAAGACAGACATAAGCAAGCAGTTCATCACAGACATAGCCCATTAGACATAATTGGATTGAACAGGCAAATGACTGCCAACAAGTATGCATTTATGTATTTACACCTTAAAGTCCAGGAGTCTTTGTAGCCTTCTCCACCCAGTCTGCACatttaaaccaacaaaaaatgaTTTGTATACACACAGCACTTAAAAAactggaaggggaagagggagggtaaaaaaaaaaaaaagcagccagacCAGCACCAGACCAGCAGCTTCATCTTGGTATAATCATCCTTTCTATGGCACAGATGATATGATCCCAGTTTTTACAAAATATTGCCAGCAGCGTCACTGCGAAAAAAGTGCAGATGATATGAAAACGGCTCTTCATCATAGGAGCAATGAACTTTGCAATAGTAGAAACGCATACTAAGATGACAGTCATGAAGGCCAGGATAACATTTATACATTTCCCCAGGAGCACTTTGGCATTAACCGTTTCAGACTGCTGTGCTTGCTGTTCTTGCTGATGGAGCTCCAGCTTTGAAACCCGGGTCTGGCATGATTCCAAGGCTTCctggagacagaaaacaagaattaGGGCAGCTGTATTTCCATACACCACTTTTCCCATTTTAGCTGCAGAGCCATCCATCAGCTAGATTAGAAATGTAATTTATTATAGACTCCTAAAATTTGAATGAGCcaccaactttttaaaaaataaatgcacgtATATACCTGCATGTGTCTATCACTGCCTGCTCAGGCACAATCAAGTCTGACAACACTGTCCAAAATGTAGTTTTTACATTCTTCATGCTTGAAAAATAGTATCATAACTCGAATGTTCATGACAGATGTTTCCTGCATATACTGATGAGATAAAGTACTGGGAAAGCTGTTGCCTTGGCAACTTTCACTGGATTAAACCAGCAAAGTTAGTTTCTTTGTATACGCTGTAGAAAACATTAGGGTAGTACAGGCTTGCTGTGATACTAATTACATCTACTTTGCAACATATACCATTTGGTTTACACCATCTCTCTGGTCTACATTACTTTTTCTCTCAAAGACACCCATTGTACAGTGCTGGGCTTGAGTCTGCAGTAAGAGAttgccttctccctctgtcagTGGGAAGGCTCCTTAATCCACACTCCAAGTGGGCAGTGTGCAGTGGAGACAGCAGAGAAACCTGTGGTGATGCTTTTAGGGGATTCTCTCTCACACATGATATATCCAGTTCACATTTTGTTCTAAAGAAAGCAgacctttctcttctgcttgagGGTAGACTAAAAATGGTCTTTGAGTAAAACAGTTCTTAAGTCACTAACCCCACACTTAAGCCCTCTCAAAGTGAAACATGGAAAAGCTTCCACTGCTTCACTTGCTTGCCAAAATGCCACTTTTTGACAGAGTTGGGATTTGGGCAACCCTGTGTAGCACGGTGCAAGGCTATAATTTAATGAGATCGATCAACTTGACATAACCTTTTACCACTGTGTAAACGGGAAAAAATTCTGCTCCAGCATCCCTGCTTCCTTCCCCACTCTCAAACTCCAAATATTTTCCTTGCACTGGCAGGGGTGTTCACCTGATCACAGAGTAAGCCAATTCAACCCAATCCTCcgtgtaaaaacaaacaaaaccactgcaCACGGAGTACTAGCTTTCTTTTGCTGGGTCAGTTCTCTGTTGTTTTGGCAAGTTGAACTGGCTTACCAGGTGACCAGCCAGGCACCAAACTCAGTGCAAAGCACATAGCATAGCACCTTACAAAAGACTGCTTCCTTTTACTGTTCTAGGAATTAGTAACAATACAGAAGACAGTTCTTAATGGGTGGCACAAAGTCCCTTAGGGTTCATGCATGGTCTCCACTACCCGCTGAGGAACTTTCCTGGTCCTTCTTCCACTCTGACCATAATTTATTCTCAAATCATCTCGTGCTGCTTTAGAGAAAGTCCAGCTGCAAAAGTTTGATACCTGCAGCTCTGCATTGAGAGGCTGagcaagtgttttaaaaatgatcTGCCCATCCTTTAGGGACAGAGTGCTCTGAAGTTAGGCTGTTACTTAAAATATCCACAACTTAAATGCTTTTACTCTATTTTAGATTATTTGCCAACCCCACCAAAGAAACAGGTTTAAACAGGCCCAGCTGTACAGAGATAAAAGAAACAAGGCTGTATCAATGTAACACTGCAATTAGTGTTAAAAGTCTCTGATACCCCTCCAGGGTTCTGCTAATGAGTTTGTGAACAtttcacagcccttctgctgggGAACTCAGGTCTCACTCAGTTTTTACATCCTCAAGATGCCTTCACAGAAAGAAGTCCTGCACAAGAGACCTCTCTTCTTTAAACCTACAAAGGAACATATTATATGCCTACATTCAGCACTATCCCTTTGCCACTCTGTTCCCTGGAGTTTCCTAACTCTCACACTAATCAGGAAACGGTGTGATCATCCTCCTGCTTGCGTGCTCTATGTTAGAAATGTGAGCACAGGGGTGTACAGGacaggggttttggttttggtgggggttttgtgggttttttttgtttgtttgttttttttttttttaccatctgaGTCAATATGAAGACAGTCTTTGAGGACTCCTTAGTTGTTAGTGAATTTAAACccaaagaaaggcaaaacaatATTTTCACCATTTTTCACCACTTGCTCAGACTTTGGGTAGAAATATTATGTATTATATAAATGCTTATATTGTATATAAATACTCAAGTATGTAACTACATGCTGTCAGGACAAACTTGTAGACGTTATTACTGGCTTTTGATTGAAGTCAGACATGACTACAACTGATCACCGAGGTGAACACACCCTGCAGCGTTGATTATAGAGGCCGTTGTGGCCATGGATTAGAACTCTGAAGTTATAACTGGCAAATCTACAAGTCTATTTATCAATTAGCTCTCTCACTTATTACCTGAAACTCCATTTATAATAAACCTTGCCAGCGATATGACTACATATCAGAGAAAGTCTGAGCAAGAGGTTTGTGTTATGACATTGTCAAAAGCGGCATTTTACACAATACAAGGAGACTCAATTCCCTCCTCCTCAGGTGCAAGAAATTAAAACAGGCCATTCTTCACCCACAAGACTGCCTAGGACATAACATCAGTTCCAGCAGATAAAATTCTGAATCCATTGAAACAAAAGGAGACCGTCACCATTTTAAACATGCAGGGTTTTCACCTTAAAACAGACAAAACATGGGCTTAAATAATTCCCCAGTTGCCTTATGTACAAAGATGTAGAAAGATGCAAGTGTTTTTCACCACAAGATTTCTACAAAACATCAGAAGTTGatgataagggaaaaaaaaaaagtacctgaaCATCACGTGATCGCTCATATGCCTGATACGCCACTTTCTCCTCTATGCTGGCTAGCTCTTGTTTCAAGTTTGCTGTCTCATGTTGATGAAGATCAGTGAGATCATTTAACTGGTCTTCCAATCTTTCGTATCTTATTAGGAAAAAAGGTCTAAATTTAGTGCCTTCTATTCAAGTAATGCTAAATCATGAAAacaattacacattttaaaaggcaatttttcagTGCACTATGGATTCATCTGACTAGCATTACAGAGCACATAGAGAAATCAGTAAAAACTTTGGAAACTCTCCATAAGCATTTATTCAGCAAACTGAAAGCCTTTCCTAAGTGTTTCTTACTGGCAGTGGGtgttaaaaagcaaatatttgtacATCACTGGTAAATTATATGAACCATAAACAGTGCCTAGGGGTATCCAACttacatttttccatttctcacTCTTCATTTAGACAAGAAGATATGGTTTCATACATAAGCCTGAGCCAGTTAACAGCTCGCcactagtgaaagaaaaaaatacgttCCCTGGATCCCCTCTCAAACACAACTGCAAGGTCTTGCCATTCATGCACAGCCTGTTTTGGCACGTCTCTGCCTGGAAAACCAGTTCAACTAAACCTTcaggaaaatagaaaattttttttgtgattgtGTGTTAAATCAAGTTACAACAACAGGCAAACACTGCAGTTGGCACAAAAATGATGGAGGCAAAATTGTCTGGCTGTGGAAATGGTGGCAGGAGGCTTAAGATCTTAATGGCGTGAGCTGTCAGAAGAGGCTGCTCTGCCTTCTCCTGAAACCAAGTCCTGAGTTCAGCAGGCCATTTGCTCTGTTCTTTCCTCCCCCACCTTACCATCTGATATCCAGTCTTCCCTTGTATTTTAAGCACTgtacaaaaggaaacattaaatatTACATTTCCTAATGAGTTTTTGCCCATTAGCGTAGTAAAGACTTCAAGAATCAACACTTACTTTAACAAGCAATATGACAAATGGGACATAGGTACAGCAGGTGCAAGCCCTCTGTAGAATATATCTCACTTCCCACAGTGGATGATAAAGGAATTAATTGCCAAGTACCAAGTGCAAGAGGAAGTTGCGCTACAGCACTTAAAACTACATTTCACAGCCGTGTGTTACATCAGGGTACAAAGCGACATTGCATTCACAAGATAGCAATGTGCCTGAGAAGTATTTGGACAAGGTATTTGGGACTCAAGGGTATATTTATCAGCTGTAAATCAGCTCTGCTACACCGTAGACTGATTAGCATTTTCAAGTCACAATAAATCAGAATCCTTCCACCAGTTATAAAACAATTGGCATCTCCCATATGCAGTATTCACATAATACACTGTGTCAGATGAGAGAATTTTCTGACAAGCCTTCGACAAAAGGCAAAGAACTACCACATTATTTGATAGGAAATATTAATGTTCTACATGTATTTTCAATTATTGGAAGGAGTGGAACATCTTGGTAAGAGATATTGATTGgaactattttttcctcctgcttctgaatatcacacacacaagcacacacccACATTTACACTTTCCAAATAGCTTCTATACCCATTCAAAAGTAATTTCAAGAGAACAGTTGAAAAAAATACCTATATCTTTCCTCTTGCAACATCTGAGAAATAAAGCCATAGTCtcttttaaattgtgtttttaaaTTCTCAATATCATCAGCTAATTGGGACTGTGTCTCCTTGATTTCCCTTAGTTCCTCCAAAATCATGGAAAGCTTTCCTTGGCTGTCCAGGGTACTTGCCACGGCAGGACCAAAGGAAGTATTTCCATTACTATCTGCTGAGCCAGAGGTTCCACTTGAGCATTCATCATCACTAACATATTTTGGTTTGGCAACAATGGTGGCACTGCCCCCATATGTTCTAGAACTCGTTTCTGGCCGAAATTCATCCAAGGTATTTTTGAGATGAGCAATGTTGTCTGCACTACCAAATTTGTTTCGGATCAGGTTTGCAAACTCTCTAGACTTGCTGAAAACAAAGACAGGTGGTGTCAAAGATACACCCGGCACACCCGACTTGCCGCTCTCTGTTCCATGCCCAGAGGTACGAGACTTTCCATGCTGACTATCTTTCAAGTTATCTTTGGAAGTATCCTTAGTAGTTTTGGAAGATCCATTTTGTTCAATATCCTTGAGCTTTTTGTGATACTGTTCCAATTTCTTCTGCAGCTGGGCAATGGAGTGGGCAGATTTCTGGTTCTTTTTCTCAAAAACTTGTTTAATACGCCCAGCCTGTTGCTTGTCTGCACTGTTTACCAGTTTCAAATACTCAGCCACGTTTCCATCTCGAGCTGTTTGTTCAACTTTGATTTGTTCTGTAACCTTGAGGATTTTCTGTTTCAAGCTATCTGCACTGAGTTTGACTTTGTGAAACTCTAGGACCCCATCTGGTACATCAAAGTTCAGGTTGGTGTCAGAGCCTCCACGGCGAATGTTAAGCGGTAAACTCAGGGTATTCATGTCATGTCTTTCCACCTGAGagggaaaataaagagaaaaaaaaaaggagataaatggaatttgaattttactttttaaaatgtaacttccAGTTTCCTTTTCTGCATGTAATTATAACAAGTACACAATATAAAGTAGCTTAtagtagcaaaataaaatgaagttttctttgaaattaagaaGCATTTTTCTCGACTTCCCTAGGTTGATAAACAGCCCAAGGAACTGCCTG
This region of Accipiter gentilis chromosome 34, bAccGen1.1, whole genome shotgun sequence genomic DNA includes:
- the TMCC3 gene encoding transmembrane and coiled-coil domain protein 3 isoform X1, with the translated sequence MPGSDTALAVDRTYSDPERHRRRKMRVERHDMNTLSLPLNIRRGGSDTNLNFDVPDGVLEFHKVKLSADSLKQKILKVTEQIKVEQTARDGNVAEYLKLVNSADKQQAGRIKQVFEKKNQKSAHSIAQLQKKLEQYHKKLKDIEQNGSSKTTKDTSKDNLKDSQHGKSRTSGHGTESGKSGVPGVSLTPPVFVFSKSREFANLIRNKFGSADNIAHLKNTLDEFRPETSSRTYGGSATIVAKPKYVSDDECSSGTSGSADSNGNTSFGPAVASTLDSQGKLSMILEELREIKETQSQLADDIENLKTQFKRDYGFISQMLQEERYRYERLEDQLNDLTDLHQHETANLKQELASIEEKVAYQAYERSRDVQEALESCQTRVSKLELHQQEQQAQQSETVNAKVLLGKCINVILAFMTVILVCVSTIAKFIAPMMKSRFHIICTFFAVTLLAIFCKNWDHIICAIERMIIPR
- the TMCC3 gene encoding transmembrane and coiled-coil domain protein 3 isoform X2, translating into MNTLSLPLNIRRGGSDTNLNFDVPDGVLEFHKVKLSADSLKQKILKVTEQIKVEQTARDGNVAEYLKLVNSADKQQAGRIKQVFEKKNQKSAHSIAQLQKKLEQYHKKLKDIEQNGSSKTTKDTSKDNLKDSQHGKSRTSGHGTESGKSGVPGVSLTPPVFVFSKSREFANLIRNKFGSADNIAHLKNTLDEFRPETSSRTYGGSATIVAKPKYVSDDECSSGTSGSADSNGNTSFGPAVASTLDSQGKLSMILEELREIKETQSQLADDIENLKTQFKRDYGFISQMLQEERYRYERLEDQLNDLTDLHQHETANLKQELASIEEKVAYQAYERSRDVQEALESCQTRVSKLELHQQEQQAQQSETVNAKVLLGKCINVILAFMTVILVCVSTIAKFIAPMMKSRFHIICTFFAVTLLAIFCKNWDHIICAIERMIIPR